Proteins encoded within one genomic window of Halodesulfurarchaeum formicicum:
- a CDS encoding DUF7123 family protein: protein MSDFTEDEKRILSYLREKASRGQEYFRARSIADSLGLSSKQVGVRLARLGEKAEDVRIEKWGRSRSTTWRVERA from the coding sequence ATGAGTGACTTCACGGAGGACGAAAAGCGGATCTTGTCCTACCTCCGGGAGAAGGCTAGTCGGGGCCAGGAGTACTTCCGGGCTCGGAGCATCGCCGATTCACTCGGCCTCTCCTCGAAACAGGTCGGCGTCCGCCTGGCCCGACTCGGCGAGAAAGCCGAAGATGTCCGGATCGAGAAATGGGGTCGATCGCGGTCCACCACCTGGCGAGTCGAACGCGCTTGA
- a CDS encoding adenylyltransferase/cytidyltransferase family protein, protein MTRVVAQGTFDIVHPGHLHYLQEAKAMGDELHVIVARRQNVTHKEPPVLSNRQRRDVIAALETVDVAHVGHETDIFAPIEEIDPDVIALGFDQHHDADGIREALAERGIDCRVDRVTGREPRYDEEILSTGAIIDRILEQRGSE, encoded by the coding sequence ATGACACGAGTCGTCGCTCAGGGAACGTTCGATATCGTCCATCCCGGTCATCTCCACTATCTTCAGGAAGCAAAGGCCATGGGCGATGAGCTTCACGTCATCGTCGCCCGCCGACAGAACGTCACTCACAAGGAACCGCCGGTGTTGTCGAACCGACAGCGGCGGGACGTGATCGCAGCCCTCGAAACGGTCGACGTCGCCCACGTCGGCCACGAGACCGACATCTTCGCCCCCATCGAGGAGATCGATCCCGACGTGATCGCGCTCGGGTTCGATCAACACCACGACGCCGACGGGATTCGCGAGGCACTCGCCGAACGGGGGATCGACTGCCGGGTCGACCGTGTCACGGGTCGTGAACCGCGATACGACGAGGAAATCCTCTCGACGGGGGCCATCATCGACCGGATCCTCGAACAGCGGGGGTCCGAGTAG
- a CDS encoding CoxG family protein, which yields MTARVEREFTVSASPEAVWEFISDPGNRARAISVVDRFETKGETTTWFIELPIPMVRKTFRVRTRTVELTPPEYVRFEGNSSVFDVLGEHRIVPGEEETTIVNTFTVDGHAPGVESFFKRNLDGEIRNLETALKSHLEE from the coding sequence ATGACCGCTCGGGTCGAACGGGAGTTTACCGTTTCCGCGTCGCCGGAGGCCGTCTGGGAGTTCATCTCCGATCCCGGGAACCGGGCCCGGGCCATCAGCGTCGTCGATCGGTTCGAGACCAAAGGAGAGACGACCACCTGGTTCATCGAACTGCCGATTCCGATGGTTCGAAAGACCTTCCGCGTGCGGACCCGGACCGTGGAGCTCACCCCGCCGGAGTACGTCCGCTTCGAGGGTAACTCCTCGGTGTTCGACGTGCTGGGTGAGCACCGAATCGTGCCAGGCGAGGAGGAAACGACCATTGTCAACACGTTTACCGTGGACGGTCACGCACCTGGGGTCGAGTCCTTTTTCAAACGGAACCTGGACGGGGAGATTCGGAACCTGGAGACCGCATTGAAATCACATCTCGAAGAATGA
- a CDS encoding RIO1 family regulatory kinase/ATPase domain-containing protein, with translation MSVRELVRGTVGWDTLEAVGRELASRYDRDYVRIEFLEAENWLSIPCVVDRQWFVKIITPRNAFVHAVFTGARNIGAFSSGSEGFFEHFEDPGAMARHELDATRQMRAAGVNAPAPIEAFEVGAVGVVVLDYLDGFQTLDELSPDGVREVLPDLFGALSAMHHNELTHGDLRAENVLVLDGEVYFIDATAVRKRGIPQARAYDLACALGTLEPLVGAADAVDGAVSEYGIEVVLEAVDFLDFVNIRPDHDFDAAAVKGEINTIASDRPS, from the coding sequence GTGAGCGTTCGCGAATTGGTTCGAGGAACTGTCGGCTGGGATACCCTGGAAGCGGTCGGCCGGGAACTCGCCAGTCGCTACGATCGGGACTACGTCAGGATCGAATTCCTCGAGGCCGAAAACTGGCTGTCGATCCCCTGTGTGGTCGACCGCCAGTGGTTCGTCAAGATCATCACGCCCCGGAACGCGTTCGTCCACGCCGTTTTCACCGGCGCACGGAACATTGGTGCGTTTTCGAGCGGGAGCGAGGGCTTTTTCGAACACTTCGAGGACCCGGGCGCGATGGCCCGTCACGAACTCGACGCGACGAGACAGATGCGGGCGGCGGGTGTCAACGCGCCGGCCCCAATCGAAGCCTTCGAAGTCGGGGCCGTGGGGGTCGTCGTTCTGGATTATCTGGATGGGTTCCAAACGTTGGATGAGCTCTCACCTGACGGGGTGCGAGAGGTCCTCCCGGACCTGTTTGGGGCCCTCTCGGCGATGCATCACAACGAGTTGACACACGGCGATCTTCGGGCGGAGAACGTCCTCGTTCTCGACGGCGAGGTGTACTTCATCGATGCGACGGCCGTCCGGAAACGAGGAATCCCCCAGGCACGGGCGTACGACCTGGCCTGTGCACTCGGAACACTGGAACCGCTCGTCGGCGCTGCCGACGCTGTGGATGGGGCTGTATCCGAGTACGGAATCGAGGTCGTGCTCGAAGCCGTGGACTTTCTCGATTTCGTCAACATCCGCCCGGATCACGACTTCGACGCGGCGGCTGTGAAAGGGGAGATAAATACGATCGCTTCGGATCGACCATCCTGA
- a CDS encoding carbon-nitrogen family hydrolase: MKFGALQIEVKGGDPTGNLERAERAIETAVDRGADLLSLPELWSVGYFATEAYERLAEPLSGPTLDRIGTLADRHDVAIVAGSIIEDLEQTAGETPAESGLANTAVLFDESGARQAIYRKHHLFGYESREQELLTPGDSLGIAEIGGLTVGLTTCYDLRFPELYRRLQEEGVTLVVVPSAWPYPRIEHWTTLTRARAVENLTYLAGVNGVGRAGGQALIGRSRVIGPWGTIRGSAGTEPDTLLVDLNPKRVQTVRDRFPALEDRRDM; encoded by the coding sequence ATGAAATTCGGGGCGCTCCAGATCGAAGTCAAGGGCGGGGATCCCACAGGAAATCTCGAACGGGCGGAGCGAGCCATCGAGACCGCCGTCGATCGGGGCGCCGATCTTCTCTCGTTGCCGGAGCTCTGGAGCGTGGGCTACTTCGCAACCGAGGCGTACGAACGTTTGGCGGAGCCACTTTCCGGGCCGACGCTCGACCGGATTGGGACACTCGCTGACCGACACGACGTGGCAATCGTCGCCGGCAGCATCATCGAGGACCTGGAACAGACAGCGGGTGAGACACCCGCCGAAAGCGGGCTAGCCAATACCGCGGTCCTGTTCGACGAGTCTGGGGCGCGACAGGCTATCTACCGCAAACACCACCTCTTCGGGTACGAATCGAGGGAACAAGAACTGTTGACTCCTGGCGACTCCCTCGGCATTGCCGAAATCGGCGGGTTGACAGTTGGACTCACGACTTGCTACGATCTCCGATTCCCGGAACTCTACCGGAGACTCCAGGAGGAGGGAGTTACGCTCGTCGTCGTTCCCAGTGCGTGGCCGTATCCTCGCATCGAACACTGGACGACTTTGACTCGTGCCCGTGCCGTTGAAAATTTGACCTATCTCGCTGGCGTGAACGGCGTGGGGAGGGCTGGCGGTCAGGCGTTGATCGGCCGCTCGCGTGTCATTGGCCCGTGGGGTACGATTCGTGGGAGTGCCGGGACCGAACCGGACACGCTCCTCGTCGACCTGAACCCAAAACGCGTTCAGACGGTCCGGGACCGCTTTCCGGCCCTCGAAGACCGGCGGGATATGTGA